CTGCCATCGACACAGCTTTACCATATACTAAACTATAGAGAGCCCCACCTATGTTCTCTCTAACCCCACAGATGCCTCTCCTATTCTCGGCGATCTTGCAACGGTGAGGGCATAGGTAACATTGAACACTCCTTCCCTCAGATCTCTCATAGAACATAGCCTCCTTTAACATATCCTTCCTACCCCAAACTTTATAAAAAATAATAATTGGCTAAAAAATCGCGGAGGAACCTCATAAACATCTCTACTCCACACAAATGTAAACTGAGAAGATATACTTTATCAGGCAGACTAGCTCCAATGGCTACGGTTTAGACTTCCAGCGATTCTCTAACTTGAACACCAGAATACCGAGGGGTGGCAGTGTGAGATTCAGCGAGAAGGGCCTTCCATGCCAAGGGATGTTCTCTGAGTGTAAGCCCCCCAGATTTCCCACACCACTACCGCCATATTCCTTCGCGTCACTGTTAAGTAGCTCAGCCCAGTATCCCATTTTTGGGACACCTATCCTGTAGTTGCATCGCGGCACTGGCGTCATGTTGCACACCACAGCCAGGAGGTCGCCATGCTTTGACCTTCTCAGGTAGGATATCACACTTTGAGACGTATCATTACAGTCTATCCACTCGAAGCCTGAGGGGTGATGATCCAATTCATGAAGAGCTTTTTCTTCACGGTAGATTTTGTTTAGATCACTCACGTAAAGCCGTAGTTTAGCGTGGGGAGGCCTCGAAAGTAAGTCCCAGTCGAGTTCTCTCTCAAACCACCATTCATTCCATTGACCGAACTCGCCACCCATGAAGAGGAGCTTTTTACCTGGATGTGTGAACATGTAACCGAGCAAAAGCCTAAGGTTGGCGAATTTCTGCCACTCATCCCCCGGCATCTTACTCAGCAATGCCCTTTTGCCGTAAACTACCTCATCATGTGAGAGGACTAGGATAAAGTTCTCGCTGAAAGCATAGATCAAACTAAAAGTTATGATGTTGTGATGGTAGCTTCTGAATATAGGGTCTTTCGAGAAATATGTAAGGGCATCATGCATCCAACCCATGTTCCACTTAAAGTCGAACCCAAGCCCCGAAGAGTACGTTGGCTTAGTAACGCCAAGCCACGTGGTTGACTCTTCAGCGATCATAAGTGCGTATGGGTGCATCTTGTGGACAACCTCGTTCAGCTCCTTCAGGAATTCTATTGCCTCCAAATTTTCCCTGCCGCCATACTTGTTAGGCAGCCATTCACCGTTCCGCCTGGAGTAGTCCAAGTATAGCATAGAAGCTACCGCGTCTATTCTGAGACCGTCTACATGGTACTTATCCAACCAGAAGAGAGCACTGGAGATTAGAAAGTTCTTAACCTCATTCCTGCCGTAATTAAATATCAGCGTCCCCCAGTCTGGATGCTCCCCACGCCGTGGGTCAGAGTGCTCGTATAGGTGGGTGCCATCATACATTGCTAAGGCGAAGTCGTCCTTGGGGAAGTGCGCTGGAACCCAGTCCAATATGACACCTATCCCCTCTTGGTGGCACTTATCGACGAAGTACATGAAGTCTTTTGGTGACCCATATCTGGATGTTGGTGAGAAGTAGTATGAGATCTGATACCCCCATGATCTATCGAGAGGATGCTCCATCACTGGCAGAAGCTCTATGTGTGTGAATCCCATCTCCTTAACATAAGGTACAAGCTGGTCTGCTATTTCTCTATAATTTAGAAAATTCGCCCCCTCTCCCCTGCTCTTCCTCCGCCAAGAGCCAAGGTGGACTTCATATATTGAGAGTGGTTCTTCGAGCCAGTTCTTTGAAGCCCTACTTAATAGCCAACCATCGTCCCCCCACCTATAATCCTCCAACTCGGTAACTAGTGAGGCTGTTCTAGGCCTTCCTTCCGCTCTGAAAGCGTAGGGGTCCCCTTTCAATCTCACACGAACGTCGAACCTAGACTTTACTGCGTATTTGTAGGGTTCCCCTTCCCTCAACCTTGGGATGAATAACTCCCAGACACCTGAGACACCGAGTGCTTTCATAGGGTGAACTCCGACGGCCCAATGGTTGAAATCCCCCACGACACTTACGCTTTGTGCATTCGGCGCCCAAACCGCGAACCTCACCCCCTCCACACCGCCTCTGTTGACTATGTGAGCCCCTAATTTCTCGTAGCTCTTGTAATGTTTACCCTCCCCAAGAAGCCAAAGGTCATAACTTGTTATCTCAGGCTCAAACCTGTAAGGGTCTTCTCGCATCTCAATGTAACCTGATAAATCTATAAATTCTATCACGTAGTTTTCTGTGATATAATTTGCTGGTAGCTGAGCTTCATAGAAGCCGGATGGGTGGATGGGCGTCATCTCTAGGCGTTTTTTAGTACTCTCGTCCCCGGTGTTTACCCAAGCCTTGGCTGCCCTTGGAAGATAAGCCCTGACAGAGACTACCTCCTCACCCTCGGACCGAAATTTATGTGGGCCTAGGATGACATGCGGATTTGACTCTTCGAAGTTAATTATGCGCAGTATCTCTTCATCTCTGACGGTTGGCCGCCCCATGATTAGCCCTGACATTTTCCGCCTAGAAACCTACCAACGGTAACTGCAACCAATAGTATCACAACTCCCTTAATAACCGATATCCTCGCGATTCATCGACTTCAAAGTTCTGGGAGAATTGAGAATTAAAACTTTGGCAACGAGAGCCACATTATACCCGGTTTTTAACGCTTAAACTGCTCGTATCATTCAACTTTATCTGCTACGTCAACAATCGGTTATAGAGTGAAGGAGTGAAGATGTGTGAGTGTGGCCAAGCTAAGCGAGAGGTGTTTTAGCAACTTTGAGAGAACGTACGTCGAGGCCTAAGAGCCTAACCATTGGGGCTATAATCTTTTTTGTTATTGGGACTACTGAGCTCCTGGGCGGGGGGCTTCTGTTAACGTCGCCTATTGAGACTAATCGAGGGGTTGGCGCTCTAACGTTGCTGTTGGGGTTTGCTGATTTTGCTGGGGGGTATGGACTGTGGAGGAGGGAGGTGTTTCTGGGGTTGGTTCTATGCGTGCTCGGGATCTTTGCGGAGGGTGCGGAGATGCTGTTTATGCCATTGCTG
The Candidatus Bathyarchaeia archaeon genome window above contains:
- the glgB gene encoding 1,4-alpha-glucan branching protein GlgB, translating into MSGLIMGRPTVRDEEILRIINFEESNPHVILGPHKFRSEGEEVVSVRAYLPRAAKAWVNTGDESTKKRLEMTPIHPSGFYEAQLPANYITENYVIEFIDLSGYIEMREDPYRFEPEITSYDLWLLGEGKHYKSYEKLGAHIVNRGGVEGVRFAVWAPNAQSVSVVGDFNHWAVGVHPMKALGVSGVWELFIPRLREGEPYKYAVKSRFDVRVRLKGDPYAFRAEGRPRTASLVTELEDYRWGDDGWLLSRASKNWLEEPLSIYEVHLGSWRRKSRGEGANFLNYREIADQLVPYVKEMGFTHIELLPVMEHPLDRSWGYQISYYFSPTSRYGSPKDFMYFVDKCHQEGIGVILDWVPAHFPKDDFALAMYDGTHLYEHSDPRRGEHPDWGTLIFNYGRNEVKNFLISSALFWLDKYHVDGLRIDAVASMLYLDYSRRNGEWLPNKYGGRENLEAIEFLKELNEVVHKMHPYALMIAEESTTWLGVTKPTYSSGLGFDFKWNMGWMHDALTYFSKDPIFRSYHHNIITFSLIYAFSENFILVLSHDEVVYGKRALLSKMPGDEWQKFANLRLLLGYMFTHPGKKLLFMGGEFGQWNEWWFERELDWDLLSRPPHAKLRLYVSDLNKIYREEKALHELDHHPSGFEWIDCNDTSQSVISYLRRSKHGDLLAVVCNMTPVPRCNYRIGVPKMGYWAELLNSDAKEYGGSGVGNLGGLHSENIPWHGRPFSLNLTLPPLGILVFKLENRWKSKP